The proteins below come from a single Acidovorax sp. NCPPB 4044 genomic window:
- a CDS encoding 4-hydroxyphenylacetate 3-hydroxylase family protein yields the protein MNASSQAAPASKVNLMSGEEYRESLRQYKPKVFVDGREVSSVADEPAFGPGVNALAFTYDYALRPELEPIALATQHSRNRVVSRMLHVNESSGDLLNKLEAVRVLCQETGCAQRYLAHDALNGIYQAVAHIDDARGTTEHRDRFAAYLADVQDRDLSLGVAMTDAKGDRSKKPHQQANPDTYVHVVEKNGKGIFISGTKAIVTGGPYMHELLVMPSRNMGQEDAAFAVCCAVRVDEPGITIVSRPAGRPGEKLEHGDALFSRKYGQSTAVVIFDRVFVPWDRVFYVDEWEHSNVLTYSYATHHRHSCIAARAGFGDLLIGAGALMCEANGLDPAKKSNLRDPMVELIKITEGFYACGVAASVYATKDEHSGSFMPEPVFSNIGKLLLSTQIYDMHRIAHEVSGGLIVALPGPDEDHNPATSAKLSEVLQANTSIPYEQRIQTARFIEDLTASYQGGWYSVISLHGGGSPAAMKQEIWRNYPVGSKVELVERLLDRGVLHDEKRAITQNRQPGRCCDTGCTTPGKPVMVPLPVSTKVPQA from the coding sequence ATGAATGCATCTAGCCAAGCTGCACCTGCCAGCAAAGTCAATCTGATGTCGGGCGAGGAGTACCGGGAGTCCTTGCGTCAGTACAAACCCAAAGTCTTCGTCGATGGACGCGAAGTGAGCAGCGTCGCCGACGAGCCAGCCTTCGGACCGGGGGTCAATGCGCTGGCTTTCACCTACGACTACGCCCTGCGCCCGGAACTCGAGCCAATAGCCCTGGCCACGCAACACAGCCGCAACCGCGTGGTGAGCCGCATGCTCCACGTGAACGAGTCGTCAGGCGACCTGCTCAACAAGCTCGAAGCCGTGCGTGTGCTATGCCAAGAGACAGGCTGCGCGCAGCGCTACCTCGCCCACGATGCGCTCAATGGCATCTACCAAGCCGTAGCACACATCGACGATGCGCGCGGTACCACCGAGCACCGCGACCGTTTCGCGGCCTACCTGGCCGATGTGCAGGATCGCGATCTTTCGCTGGGCGTGGCGATGACGGACGCCAAGGGCGACCGCAGCAAGAAACCGCATCAGCAAGCCAACCCTGACACCTACGTGCATGTGGTCGAGAAGAACGGGAAAGGCATCTTCATCAGTGGCACCAAGGCCATCGTGACTGGCGGTCCCTACATGCATGAGCTGTTGGTTATGCCCAGCCGCAACATGGGACAGGAGGATGCAGCCTTTGCCGTGTGCTGTGCCGTGCGAGTGGATGAGCCTGGCATCACCATCGTCTCGAGGCCGGCGGGCCGGCCTGGTGAAAAGCTGGAGCATGGCGACGCGCTGTTCTCCCGTAAGTACGGCCAGTCCACCGCCGTAGTCATCTTTGATCGAGTCTTCGTGCCGTGGGATCGCGTCTTCTACGTTGACGAGTGGGAGCACAGCAATGTGTTGACCTACAGCTACGCCACGCACCACCGTCATAGCTGCATTGCCGCCCGAGCGGGCTTTGGCGATTTGCTGATCGGCGCTGGTGCCTTGATGTGCGAGGCTAACGGCCTGGACCCCGCTAAGAAGAGCAACCTGCGTGATCCGATGGTCGAGCTGATCAAGATCACGGAAGGCTTCTACGCATGTGGCGTGGCTGCCAGCGTCTATGCAACCAAGGACGAGCACAGCGGCTCTTTCATGCCCGAACCGGTGTTCAGCAACATCGGCAAGCTACTACTGTCCACGCAGATCTATGACATGCATCGAATCGCACATGAGGTGTCCGGCGGCTTGATCGTCGCGCTGCCCGGCCCGGATGAGGATCACAATCCGGCGACGTCGGCAAAGCTGTCTGAAGTCCTGCAAGCTAACACGAGCATCCCATACGAGCAGCGCATCCAGACGGCTCGCTTCATCGAGGACCTGACTGCGTCGTATCAAGGGGGCTGGTACTCCGTGATCAGTCTGCATGGCGGCGGTTCGCCGGCCGCGATGAAACAGGAAATCTGGCGCAACTATCCCGTGGGCTCCAAGGTTGAGCTGGTGGAGCGCCTGTTGGACCGCGGTGTCCTACATGACGAGAAGCGCGCCATCACGCAGAACCGTCAGCCAGGCAGATGCTGCGATACCGGTTGCACGACGCCGGGCAAGCCAGTCATGGTTCCTCTGCCTGTCAGCACCAAGGTACCCCAGGCATGA